Below is a window of Strix uralensis isolate ZFMK-TIS-50842 chromosome 8, bStrUra1, whole genome shotgun sequence DNA.
TATTGCTTTAATTCCAGACTAACATGTTCCATAGCCAAAACCGGGGCGGGACGTtgtctaattttttattttaatgtttgttctTTTGCTTATGGGCCTGGTACTGAGCTTTACCAAGTGTCTTCAGTTCCTTTAATCATGGTGGGAAGTGGCAATGTGCATCCTTTTGTGGTTCCAGCCTAAGCATTACTTTACAGTAGAACAGGGTCTCACCCCTGTGTGGCCCTTCGTTTAGCTTTATCTTGGCAGTGGTCCAGGAAcagttttccttctccatttgCTGCACAAAGCTAGCAAAAGCACAGCTGCTCTGATTAGGATGAGATTACAACAAGGACACAGTGGCTCCTCCACTCTCTAAGATACATGCACAGTgttgataaaaaagaaatcttgtatATCTTAAATGTTCGTGTTTCCTTGCTTGCCCTCCCCATCATTCTGATGCTGTCGCTCTGTGGCAACTGTCTCTCACACTGTCACAAAGATGGAGGAAGAAGCTCTCTGCAAGCCTCAGACTCTAGAGGCTTCTCTTACTTTTCCACAGGTCCTTGCAAGTGGCTAAAGCTGTTTTCAAGATGATACATTTTCAGGACgtcaaaagaattatttttttttttaattttccttttgagGCCTTGGTTCCTTCTCTTTGTCAAATCCTGACCTCAAGAAGAATCTTTTCTGTGATGATGacaaatttttttatttagaaaaataaaatattggtaTGGGGATTTTAGATACATCATTGTATCACAGATGCCTAACAGATATTAGACttgtgaaaaaattaaattcttctctTTGTCTTAAAACAACTTCTGTTGAAACTCAAACCCCATCAGGTAAGGCAAGCAAAGTGTGGAGCATTATAAAATATGGCAATAGGGCCTTTTATGCTATACCCATCATGCTTGTCTCTTCCTTGTTGTTGTCCCATCATTCAAAAATCCTCATGAGAGCTGCCAAGCTAGTCGCTGAATGCAACAAATTCTTGTTGTGAAGAACTCTCCTATGTTCCCTTGTGTCCATTCATCTCAAGATAGCACAATTTAGGTGATACTGCTTGTGGATGCCCATGGATTCAGAAAACAAATACCTTCTTTCACTCTTTTGGGCCAAAAGGCAAACAGAATGCTAAATATCATcaccacaagaacaacagcaactgtgttggaaaagaggaaggaggtgGTCAAGCAACAGAGGAGGAAACGCAACGATTTTAGGTCCATTCCTGGGAGGAATGAGGCTGCAGCACTCACCACCACAGTTTGTTTCCCTCGCCACCCTCAGTGCGAGGAGCTGTCGCCTTTCCAAATGCCACACAGAATCTGTCATTTTATATTTAGCAGAGGCTGTGAAATCGCACTTCAGCAATAATGCATttaatagaaacaaaataaactagTAACTGAACAGGTGACAAGGTTAGATGGACAACACTGGTCTTTGTATTGCATTGTATTTTATCAAGTGCATTACCACAGGCAGAGGCCTTTGTCAAAACAGGCCTTATATAAAGAGctctcaaaacaaaaaacccaaatcagaTCACCACAAAGGTGTACGtgtctttctttttaacagtCTCCATAGACAACATCATCTGGAAGTTTGCTGGggaaagctgaaggaggaccttGCATGGAGCACAGAGATTAGGTAACCTGGGAGAAAGGAGGCCGTTcctggtggggtgggtgggggggtgggggtgtgtgtgtagcGAGACAGTTCTTCACAAGTGAACCTTGTTTTCAGGGAGCTCACTTCAAAGAATTACTTCAGGTGCTGAAAGCATTACATagattttataaaaacaaacttGCAGTAAGTCTCAAAAAGAGCTGCCTAGGTGCCTGTCTCATATTGAAATCTGTAAAGCATAACAACAGTTACGTACGTTGCCATATTTACCAGTTATCCCAGATTTCTAAATCCGCCGCTTTTGGCTGGAGTCCTGGCTGGCACCCGGGGCGGGCAGCTGCCGCGAGCGGGAGCAGAGTTGAGGGGGCGGCGAAGGCCGCGCTgcgagcgggcgggcgggggacTCCCACCCAGCGCCGGCCCGGTGCCCCGAAAAGCAGCCGGAGCCTCGGTCTGCCTGCCAGCGCGGTGAAAGGGAGCGGGGAGGAGGTGCGCGGGGTCAGAGGGGGCAGCAGGACAATTACAAAGGCGGGCGCGccagcggggagggggccggggcggcggcagcagcagcaagggcaccgggcggctcggctcggctccccGACGTGAGGTGacggccggcggcgggcggcgcgcgcCACGGCCTGAGGGGCCGCGGCTGCTCCCgcccggcgcggggccggcccggcccggcccgcgggcgCCGCCAGGCGGCGGGGCCTGGGGCCGCCCGGGGGCCCTCGTCCTCCCCCGCGCTCAGCCGCGGCCCCtcagcgcggcgcggcggcggcgctggcgctGCCCGCCGTCCCCCGGCGCCGCGGCAGCTGAGGGcagggcggggcggccgcggggccggcggcggcggggcgcggggcggcggcggggccctcGCCGCGGGGCAGGACGGAGCGGGCCGCCCGGCGGAACTCCTCGCTGCGCCACGTGTAGAGCAGGGGGTTGAGGGCCGAGAGGGCgcagagcagcagccagctggcGGCCTGCAGCGCCGGCGGCGCCGGCCGCAGGAAGAAGCCCAGGAGGCTCACCCACACCAGGGGCTGGGTGCCCAGCAGGAAGacgcagcagagcagcaggacgGAGACGCTGCTGAGGCGGCGctgggcgcggcggggcggcggcggggcggcggggaagggCAGCTGGTGGAGGAGGTGGAAGTTGAGGACGCTGACCCGCTTGGCGCTGCCCCGCACCCGCCGCACGATGCCGAGGTAGCAGTGGAGCAGCAGCGCGGTCTGGCCCAGCACGGCCAGGGCGAGGAGCAGGGCGGTGTAGCGAGAGCTGCCGTCCGTCTGCCGCGGGGGCGGCTGCTGGGCAGGGCCCGGCGTCCAGAGCCCGGGCAGCAGCGGGACCAGTAGCAGGGCGAGGGCCCAGGAGAGCCCGATCATGCAGCCCGTGTGCCTCCGCTGGTAGAGGGCCTGGTACACGCTGGGCAGCTTGGTGATGAGCACGTACCTGTTGAAGGCCACCAGCAGGTGAGAGGCCAGGGAGACGGTGAGGCCGAGGCCGAGGAGCCCCCCTCGGAGCAGCCGGTACTCCGCCGAGCGAagggaggaggagttgggaggCAGCAACCCCAGCACGGCCTCCTGGGGCATCCACAGGGCGCACACGCTTAGGTCTGCCGCGCAGCCGTTCACAATGAAGGCATTGCTGGTTGTCTGCAGCTTCTTGAAGGAGAAGACCAAGTAGATGACCATCACATTGGATAAGGTCCCTGAGATGGCTAAGACGGCATAGAGCAGCGACAGGAAGATGCGGGTCCCGGAGGAGTcctcccagagcagcagcagcggcgaGCTAGCACTCCAGGAAGAGGCGTTGGGCATCTCGCTGAATGCAGCTCAGTTTTGACTTCTCCCTGTAAATCCCATCCTTGTCTGGGCCAGAAGATCCTGCTGCAGGAGGTGTCCCCCGCCAAGCACAAGCTGAGGGACTCCAAGGCAGGTTTCAGTCATACAAGCTGCAAGGTCCAGAAAACACAGTTAGCAGTGTCCAAGGCAGGTGGGTGGCAAGAGATCCCACAGATTGTAGTGAGTGAAGGTGGGTCCATAGGGAGCAGATGGCTGTTAGCAGACCAGAGCACGACTGAAGATTCTGTAGCTGTGAAAAtgccaaaagcagcagcacctTGCAATCAGCAGCAGAAACGGCAGCAACCGAT
It encodes the following:
- the GPR88 gene encoding G protein-coupled receptor 88, with the translated sequence MPNASSWSASSPLLLLWEDSSGTRIFLSLLYAVLAISGTLSNVMVIYLVFSFKKLQTTSNAFIVNGCAADLSVCALWMPQEAVLGLLPPNSSSLRSAEYRLLRGGLLGLGLTVSLASHLLVAFNRYVLITKLPSVYQALYQRRHTGCMIGLSWALALLLVPLLPGLWTPGPAQQPPPRQTDGSSRYTALLLALAVLGQTALLLHCYLGIVRRVRGSAKRVSVLNFHLLHQLPFPAAPPPPRRAQRRLSSVSVLLLCCVFLLGTQPLVWVSLLGFFLRPAPPALQAASWLLLCALSALNPLLYTWRSEEFRRAARSVLPRGEGPAAAPRPAAAGPAAAPPCPQLPRRRGTAGSASAAAAPR